One window from the genome of Cinclus cinclus unplaced genomic scaffold, bCinCin1.1 SCAFFOLD_32, whole genome shotgun sequence encodes:
- the LOC134057253 gene encoding serine/threonine-protein kinase pim-2-like gives MRVDSADALEVVDEFLEANPKCLMPHLWPMLELFLQVKASGVGGSPELPRERMQCRYTQVLCSVGSVKTAFCTSSSSRRGKGGTPKSQGGSEVNQIHSHSLSRSLFPWVPLLSQSPSPSSEPGHALGLPWPQGGLSHLHPRPHPSRHGLTSTRLWLYWRWCCWMDISAWSGIASLWLRLSRHRPRTRPRPQHGPRPQPRPLALAPRCALATVLVLVLAPARPVEHTHGTAAPAACVAVSQARAPPLGSAVAGPEPLLSRSKERTPGAARPGAAEGCSGLMSGPGPSADSRVSLAGEAQHGTKERYQLGLLLGCGGFGSAWAVTRLSDGAPVAIKRVPWNHVQHWGKLPNGTSAPLEIMLLDKVSTGFPGVLQLLEWLELPNNILMVLEHLERCQDLRHFIWSQGFLSEEVAQELFCQVLEAVQHCTSCGVLHRDIKPENILHDLATWQAKLTDFGCGTYLQDTAYTHFTGEPTQGCPPEWTHFGWYYGKPATLWSLGILLHQMVCGEHPFRRGQNISWNHQLSLPQQVSQEGQDLIRWCLSMLHMERPSLEDLFCDPWMQQIHLP, from the exons ATGCGT GTTGACAGTGCTGATGCTTTGGAAGTTGTGGATGAATTCCTGGAAGCCAATCCCAAATGCCTGATGCCACACCTGTggcccatgctggagctgttcctccaG GTGAAGGCctctggggtgggagggagcccCGAGTTACCTCGGGAGAGGATGCAGTGCAGGTACACTCAGGTGCTTTGTTCTGTGGGGTCGGTGAAGACGGCgttctgcaccagctccagctctcgCAGGGGCAaagggggcaccccaaaatctcaggggGGAAGCGAGGTCAACCAAATTCAT tcccacagcctctctcgGTCTCTCTTTCCCTGggtccccctcctctcccagtctccATCTCCCAGTTCCGAGCCGGGCCATGCCCTCgggctgccctggccccagggGGGGCTTTCCCATCTCCATCCCCGTCCCCATCCATCCCGGCACGGTCTCACCTCCACCCGGCTCTGGCTGTACTGGcggtggtgctgctggatggaCATCAGTGCGTGGAGCGGCATCGCCTCCCTTTGGCTCCGCCTGTCCCGACACCGGCCCCGGACCCGGCCCCGGCCCCAACATGGGCCCCGACCCCAACCCCGgcccctggccctggccccaAGGTGTGCCCTGGCCACGGTCCTGGTCTTGGTCCTGGCTCCTGCCAGGCCCGTGGAGCACACACACGGCacggctgctcctgctgcctgtgttgcGGTTTCCCAGGCCCGAGCTCcaccgctcggcagcgcggtCGCTGGCCCTGAGCCTCTGCTGTCCCGTTCCAAAGAGCGAACACCTggggctgcccggcccggggcggctgaggggtgctcagggctcatgtctggccccgggccgagcgctgacagcCGCGTCTCGCTGGCAGGGGAGGCGCAGCACGGCACGAAGGAGCGGTACCAGCTCGGTTTGCTGCTGGGGTGTGGCGGCTTTGGCAGCGCCTGGGCGGTGACTCGGCTCTCGGACGGTGCCCCG gtggccatcaaaaggGTGCCATGGAACCACGTCCAGCACTGGGGcaagctg cccaaTGGCACCAGCGCACCACTGGAGATcatgctgctggacaaggtgtccacagGCTTCCCTGGagttctccagctgctggagtggcttgAGCTCCCCAACAACATCCTGATGGTTCTGGAGCACCTGGAGCGGTGTCAGGACCTCCGTCATTTCATTTGGTCACAGGGGTTCCTGTCAgaggaggtggcacaggagctgttctgccaggtgctggaggccgtgcagcactgcaccagctgTGGGGTCCTGCACAGGGACATCAAACCGGAGAACATCCTGCATGACCTGGCCACCTGGCAGGCAAAATTGactgactttggctgtggcacctacctgcaggacacagcctacACTCACTTTACAGGTGAGCCCACACAGGGCTGT CCCCCAGAATGGACCCACTTTGGCTGGTACTATGGCAAGCCAGCTAccctctggtccctgggcatcctgctgcacCAGATGGTCTGTGGGGAGCACCCTTTCAGGAGAGGCCAAAACATCAGCTGGAACCATCAGCTCTCGCTGCCACAACAggtctctcaag AGGGCCAAGATCTGATCAGATGGTGCTTATCCATGCTCCACATGGAAAGGCCCTCATTAGAAGACCTGTTTTGTgacccttggatgcagcaaattcacctgccatag
- the LOC134057380 gene encoding olfactory receptor 14J1-like, which produces LHYGTLLGSRACAHMAAAAWASAFLNALLHTANTFSLPLCQGNALGQFFCEIPQILKLSCSKSYLRELGLLAVSAFPFFGCFVFIVFSYVQIFRAVLRIPSEQGRHKAFSTCLPHLAVVSLFISTGVFAYLKPPSISSPSLDLSLSVLYSVVPPALNHLIYSLRNQELKAALWTLMTGWFQKL; this is translated from the coding sequence ctgcactacgggaccctcctgggcagcagagcttgtgcccacatggcagcagctgcctgggccagtgcctttctcaatgctctgctgcacacagccaatacattttccctgccgctgtgccagggcaatgccctgggccagttcttctgtgaaatcccccagatcctcaaactctcctgctccaaatcctacctcagggaacttgggctccTTGCTGTtagtgcttttcctttctttggctgttttgtgttcattgttttctcctatgtgcagatcttcagggctgtgctgaggatcccctctgagcagggaaggcacaaagccttttccacctgcctccctcacctggccgtaGTTTCCCTGTTTATTAGCactggggtttttgcctacctgaagcccccctccatctcgtccccatccctggatctgtccctgtcagttctgtactcagtggtgcctccagccctgaaccacctcatctacagcctgaggaaccaggagctcaaggctgcactgtggacactgatgactggaTGGTTTCAGAAACTGTGA